From the genome of Hyphobacterium sp. CCMP332:
ACGAGAATCTCGACCAGCGAGAATCCGGCGCGGCCCGTATCTTTTGGCCGGATCAATTTTCCCAATTGCCGATATCGGCATCGAGCCCGTCGCCACCGGCACGGCCATCGGCCCCGAGCGTGAAGATATCAAACTCGCCATTCGCGCCGGGATAGAGGTATTGATAGGCATTGCCCCAGGGATCGGCGGGCAGACGGCGGATAAAGCCATTGGCCGGAAAGCGCGCGGCCCGGGCCGCATCAGATGGCCCTTCGACCAGTGCGGTGAGCCCGTCCTCGGTGGTCGGATAAGCCTGCAACTCGAGGCGATAAAGCTCGACCGCCTGTTCCAGCGTGCTGATGTCGGTGCGTGCCTTCTCGACCATGGCGCGGTCCTGGCTGGGCAGCACATTGAGGACGACGACCGTCGCCAGAATGCCCATGATGACGATGACCACCATCAATTCGAGAAGCGAGAAACCGGCCTTGCCGGATGTCTTTCTGGGTGGGGTTTTCATAGTCGATCCTCCTATCCGAGGGCGAGTGTATTGAGGCGCAGGATCGGCAACAGGATCGACAGGATGATCCCGGTCACAATCGCGCCCATGGTGATGATGATGAGGGGTTCGAGCAGGTTCATGGCGGTCGAGGTGCGGCCATCCACATCCTGCTCCAGCTGATGCGCCGCCCGGTCGAACAGATCGCCCAGCGCGCCGGACCGCTCTCCGGCAGCGACCATGTGAACCAGAAGCCCCGGAAACCAGTCACTCTTGCGCAAGGCATCCGACAGGCCCGTGCCCGTCTCGACATCGAGCAAAA
Proteins encoded in this window:
- the gspG gene encoding type II secretion system major pseudopilin GspG, which produces MKTPPRKTSGKAGFSLLELMVVIVIMGILATVVVLNVLPSQDRAMVEKARTDISTLEQAVELYRLELQAYPTTEDGLTALVEGPSDAARAARFPANGFIRRLPADPWGNAYQYLYPGANGEFDIFTLGADGRAGGDGLDADIGNWEN